The Primulina eburnea isolate SZY01 chromosome 8, ASM2296580v1, whole genome shotgun sequence genome contains a region encoding:
- the LOC140837682 gene encoding transcription factor bHLH30-like: MFSINSASFYELGNCLDSYDPILQRTLSSSPPLTEYNHLSENVKYMAEAKAVAASNSHKEAERRRRKRINGHMATLKAILPNVHKTDKASLLGEAVRRVKELKQATAELTAMDHTGTTLNFPVFPTETDELKVCPCEGGSGLIKATLCCEDRPEMMLDLIQAMNSVKAKVVRAEMCTIGGRTKSDLWVELVSSSNVGNERDFGLGRLRQVLKMVVEKSTSLAGSGQILPENKRSLFYHF; this comes from the exons ATGTTTTCGATTAATTCTGCAAGTTTTTACGAACTGGGAAACTGTTTAGATTCTTATGATCCTATTCTTCAGAGAACGCTGAGTTCTTCACCACCATTAACAGAATATAATCATCTGAGTGAAAATGTTAAATACATGGCCGAGGCAAAAGCAGTTGCAGCAAGCAATAGTCACAAGGAAGCTGAAAGGAGGAGAAGAAAGCGAATCAATGGCCACATGGCCACTCTCAAAGCCATTCTTCCAAATGTGCACAAG ACAGACAAGGCTTCTTTGCTAGGAGAAGCAGTTCGGCGTGTGAAGGAGTTGAAACAAGCGACCGCGGAATTAACGGCCATGGATCATACGGGCACAACCTTAAATTTCCCCGTGTTCCCGACTGAAACAGACGAGCTCAAAGTATGTCCCTGCGAGGGTGGTTCGGGCTTGATAAAGGCAACGTTATGCTGTGAAGACAGGCCCGAGATGATGCTTGACTTAATCCAGGCCATGAACTCGGTCAAAGCGAAGGTGGTGAGAGCAGAAATGTGCACCATTGGAGGTAGAACGAAGAGTGATTTGTGGGTGGAACTGGTTTCTTCTTCAAATGTCGGAAACGAAAGGGATTTCGGCTTGGGGAGATTAAGACAAGTGCTGAAGATGGTGGTCGAGAAGTCCACTTCGTTGGCAGGTTCGGGCCAGATCTTGCCGGAGAATAAACGATCCCTTTTCTATCACTTCTGA
- the LOC140838391 gene encoding ras-related protein Rab11D yields the protein MASSGYGDASQKIDYVFKVVLIGDSAVGKSQILSRFARNEFSLDSKATIGVEFQTRTLVIQHKSVKAQIWDTAGQERYRAVTSAYYRGAMGAMLVYDITKRQTFDHIPRWLEELRAHADKNIVIILIGNKTDLEDQRAVPTEDAKEFAQKEELFFLETSALGATNVEEAFMTVLSEIFNMVNKKNLVAGDDQASDNPTSLAGKKIIIPGPAQVVPEKNRMCCSSS from the exons ATGGCTAGTAGTGGATATGGCGACGCGAGCCAGAAAATCGACTACGTTTTTAAGGTGGTGCTGATCGGTGATTCCGCGGTGGGCAAGTCTCAAATACTGTCGCGTTTTGCTCGAAATGAGTTCAGTTTGGATTCTAAGGCTACAATCGGTGTCGAATTTCAGACGCGAACTCTCGTTATCCAGCATAAGTCTGTTAAAGCTCAGATCTGGGACACAGCTGGCCAGGAAAG ATATCGAGCAGTCACAAGTGCATATTACAGAGGTGCCATGGGGGCTATGTTGGTATATGACATAACGAAAAGACAGACCTTTGACCACATACCACGTTGGCTAGAAGAGTTGCGTGCTCATGCTGACAAGAATATCGTGATAATTCTGATCGGAAACAAAACCGATCTTGAAGACCAGCGAGCGGTGCCGACGGAGGATGCCAAGGAGTTTGCTCAGAAGGAAGAACTATTCTTCTTGGAAACATCAGCACTTGGAGCAACAAACGTGGAGGAAGCATTCATGACTGTGTTAAGCGAGATATTTAACATGGTGAATAAGAAAAATCTTGTTGCTGGTGATGATCAAGCTAGTGACAATCCTACTTCTTTGGCTGGGAAAAAGATTATCATCCCTGGACCTGCGCAGGTAGTCCCGGAAAAGAACAGGATGTGCTGTAGTTCATCTTGA
- the LOC140838392 gene encoding histone H3.3, which produces MARTKQTARKSTGGKAPRKQLATKAARKSAPTTGGVKKPHRYRPGTVALREIRKYQKSTELLIRKLPFQRLVREIAQDFKTDLRFQSHAVLALQEAAEAYLVGLFEDTNLCAIHAKRVTIMPKDIQLARRIRGERA; this is translated from the exons ATGGCGCGTACTAAGCAAACTGCTCGGAAGTCTACTGGAGGAAAGGCTCCTAGAAAGCAACTTGCCACCAAG GCTGCCCGTAAGTCTGCTCCAACCACTGGTGGAGTGAAGAAGCCACATCGTTACCGTCCTGGTACTGTTGCTCTTCG TGAAATCCGTAAGTACCAAAAGAGTACCGAGCTCTTGATCAGGAAGCTTCCTTTCCAGAGGCTTGTTCGTGAAATTGCTCAGGATTTCAAG ACTGATTTGCGTTTCCAGAGCCACGCCGTTTTGGCGCTTCAGGAAGCTGCCGAGGCCTACCTTGTGGGTCTATTTGAGGACACCAACTTGTGTGCCATTCATGCCAAGCGAGTGACAATCATGCCTAAGGATATCCAGCTTGCTCGCAGGATTAGGGGCGAACGTGCATAA
- the LOC140838393 gene encoding uncharacterized protein, translating to MSREDLVPKTFRALVESAERKFARVRDAPLHPYGGIGLQHGQFFHKVFKAYMRLWKYQQENRAKLVDCGLQRWEIGEIASRIGQLYFNQYLRTSEARFLLEAYIFYEAIFNRNYFEGSRKDRGVRFKELRFYARFFMVSLVLNRVEMVKLLVEKFKELVDDSKVNFQDTNFKEWKLVVQETVRFTMADSVILNARPLRYTSLFDSHPASLPFVAKFHAKRLLKFRDAVLTSYRKNEVKFAELTLDTFRMMQCLEWEPSGSFYQKHVLESRKNGLLADHSASSGLIDINLVADMTDPTLPPNPKKAVLYRPSAPQLIAVIAKVCEELPPDSVVLIYLSASGNSGHYSTLQTGNSGISGNYSMTSASSYNYNGQMNGSCENHVSAKGDPNYFENYLFLGPSRNGGSNVLFPGDLIPFTRRPLFLIIDSDNSNAFKVLHGAERGEPAALFLSPLRPSFKNPSDVSMAQNGSQFTLFLAAPLQSFCQLVNYNLATDSMDVHNSAESILISAFSEWEEILCTSTSLNLVWAQLLTDPFLRRLIIRFIFCRAVLSLFCLRENGDQYLPVCIPELPNAVAVNSKAVQPAINRLADHFKVADCFSFS from the exons ATGTCGAGGGAGGATTTGGTTCCGAAGACGTTCCGTGCTTTGGTGGAGAGCGCCGAGCGGAAGTTCGCGCGTGTACGAGACGCCCCGCTGCATCCCTACGGCGGGATTGGGCTGCAGCACGGCCAGTTTTTCCACAAAGTTTTCAAGGCTTACATGCGGCTATGGAAGTATCAGCAGGAGAATCGGGCCAAGTTGGTGGACTGTGGGCTACAGAGATGGGAGATTGGAGAGATCGCTTCCAGAATTGGGCAGCTCTATTTCAACCAGTACTTGAGAACTAGCGAGGCTAGGTTTCTTCTCGAGGCGTACATATTTTACGAAGCCATTTTTAATAGGAACTATTTCGAGGGTTCGAGGAAGGATCGAGGGGTTAGATTCAAGGAGCTGAGGTTTTACGCAAGGTTTTTCATGGTTTCTTTGGTTTTGAATCGCGTTGAAATGGTGAAGTTGCTCGTCGAAAAGTTTAAGGAGCTTGTTGATGACAGCAAAGTTAATTTTCAG GATACTAACTTCAAAGAATGGAAGCTGGTGGTGCAAGAAACTGTTCGGTTTACAATGGCTGATTCAGTAATCCTGAATGCTAGGCCTTTGCGTTATACTTCCCTGTTTGATTCACATCCAGCGTCTCTCCCATTTGTGGCTAAATTTCATGCAAAGAGACTTCTGAAGTTTAGAGATGCAGTGTTGACAAGCTATCGCAAAAATGAG GTGAAATTTGCAGAACTCACTTTAGATACTTTCAGAATGATGCAATGTTTGGAATGGGAACCTAGTGGTTCTTTTTATCAGAAGCATGTTCTCGAATCAAGAAAAAATGGTTTACTGGCTGATCATTCTGCCTCTTCAGGATTGATAGATATAAATTTGGTTGCAGATATGACAGATCCAACACTGCCTCCAAATCCCAAAAAAGCTGTTCTCTATCGTCCATCTGCACCACAACTGATAGCT GTGATTGCAAAAGTTTGTGAGGAACTTCCTCCTGATAGTGTTGTGTTAATATACTTGTCAGCCTCAG GAAATTCTGGTCATTATAGCACTTTGCAAACGGGAAACTCTGGAATTTCAGGAAATTATTCCATGACGAGTGCCTCATCCTATAATTATAATGGGCAGATGAATGGGTCATGTGAAAATCATGTTAGTGCAAAGGGGGACCCAAATTACTTTGAGAATTATTTGTTCTTGGGACCAAGCAGAAACGGAG GTTCAAATGTTCTCTTCCCTGGCGATTTAATTCCTTTCACAAGAAGACCACTTTTTTTGATAATTGATAGTGATAACAGCAATGCATTCAAG GTTTTGCATGGAGCTGAAAGGGGTGAACCTGCTGCATTATTTCTGTCTCCTCTGCGGCCTTCATTCAAGAATCCGAGTGACGTTAGTATGGCACAGAATGGAAGTCAATTCACCCTGTTCCTCGCAGCTCCGTTGCAGTCTTTCTGTCAATTAGTTAATTATAACTTAGCCACAGACAGCATG gACGTACACAATAGCGCAGAAAGCATTCTCATCTCAGCTTTCTCTGAATGGGAGGAGATCCTCTGTACGTCGACTAGCCTCAATCTGGTTTGGGCCCAACTTCTTACTGATCCATTCCTGCGTCGGCTTATTATTAG ATTCATTTTCTGCCGCGCTGTTCTATCTTTATTTTGTTTACGAGAAAATGGTGACCAGTATCTACCAGTTTGCATACCAGAACTTCCCAATGCCGTGGCTGTTAATTCCAAAGCCGTCCAACCTGCAATCAACCGACTTGCAGATCATTTCAAGGTTGCAGATTGTTTTAGCTTTTCATAA